The Anabaena sp. PCC 7108 region TAACTCTCGACCACGATTTTCGGAAATGGCTAGAAGTGAACCGCTAAAACTCTTTAATGCTCTTTTGGCTATTTTGTCCCGCCATGTGCCTAAAAATGCTCCTAAACTAGCCTGAGTTTGGGTAATATGGATGGTTGCCAATGTCGGTATTTGTAGAGAATCAGACCATGTTAATAAATCCAACCCATCTTCTAAGTTTTGCTTGTTGAGATGAATAATATCAGGTTGGAAAGCTTGCCAATCTGAGATACAAGCATGATGAGAGCGAGGGAAAACATCGGAAAAAGAACGCAGTTTACGATTATATGTATTAACGTAGGGCGATCGCATTACTTCTCCAAACCTAGCAAATGAACTTGCTAATTCATCCATGATCGGATGTTGAGAACACCATAATCCCACAGAATAGCCCCGATTTGCTAATTCTTGCCCCAGATAAATTAAATAGAGTTCACCTCCACCTCGTGACCCAGAACTGCTGCTTACAAATAAGATCCGCATGAAATTATGATAATTAATTTTTCAACAATCTCTAATCCCAATTCTATGAGGTTGCCCTATATTCACCCTCAGAATAGAATTCTGGGGCTACACAAACAAAGTCCACCTGCGTGGGCTAATTGCTAATTAAGCGCACCTGCATCCAAAAATTGTATAACGTCTAGTAAACATAAAAACACTATCGAGCAACTTTTTGAAACACTTCAATCCAACTTTCTGCACCTGCTTTTAGGGAAAAATTAATTGCTTTTTTTAGTGATTCTTCGCTGGCCGCTGCAATTGTTTCTGGATTGTTTAAATAATTTACTAAAATTTTAATTAGACTAACAACATCTCCTGATGGAAATATAAAGCCATTTTTACCTGGTTCAACTAAATCATAAGCAGCACCAACTGTATCAGCACAAATAATAGGTAATCCAGCCCCAAGAGCTTGATTAACAACTACTCCCCAGCCATCATATCGACTAGGTAAGACAAATATATCAGCTTGTCGAAAAAAATCAGGCAATTTTTCAGGAGCTTGAAATCCTGCATATTCAATTTTTTGCCGAGTCATAATGGGTAACACTTCTAACAATTGAGGAAGTTCTGCTTCTCTTCCCACTAGCAATAAACGAGCATTTAAATCAGCTTGAATCAGATGATCAAATGCTTGAATCAGAACATCGACTCCTTTGCGGGCAATCATCTGACCACAAAATAGAATAGTAATGGGATTGCGTGGACGCTGGGGTAAATCTTGGCTAAAAGTAGTTAAATCACAATAGTAAGGAATGTTAAAAATAGGTTTATCAGGAAACCGTTGTTGATAGTCTTGTTGTGCTTTAGTGCCAATGGCTGCGATCGCTCGACAATATTTTAAACTATCGGCTAGGTATTTTTGTAATTTTCCTTTAATTCCCTGTGAACTACCCACCATTTTTTCACCCCAAAAAATACAAGGAACTTTTTGAGCTTGCAATCTGAGTAACAATTGAGTAGTTACATTCATATAACCATTTAGCACCACCACATCAGCTTTAGTGGTTGATGGAAAATGCCAGTTAAAATGAAATCGAGATAAACCCCAAGCTAAATGAAACCCTGGTAATACGTGTTCATACGGTTGTAAAGGTTTTTCAGGCCAAGGAGAATCGGCACAAGCTGGTTCTAGATAATATACAGTCAGGTCTACTTGTGAACACCGAGAAATTTCTAAGAATAAGTCTCTTTGATAAGGAGATGGCAGTATAGAATAGAAAATGACACTAATTTTTTGAACACGATCATATTTCATACTTACAAAAGAAGGGAACAGGGAACAGGGAACAGGGAACGGTGAACAGGGAACAAATAAAAAACTAAAGTTTAAGAGTTTAAAGCTCAGTCAAAAAAAAGGATGTTTTTACAAGGAGAGTGACACGAAAAAAACAGTGTCATTATTTCAATCTCATGTTTTTAAACATGAGTTTTTTCTGTTAAGAGTTGCTTCCTGTTCCCTCTGAAATTCTTCTATTTAAGAAAGTCTGGATATGGCGACTAGAAGTTGCGGCTAAACAGACCAAACCCGCCTGGGTTGAAAAGATTGATTTTTCGTTAGTCCACGCAGGTGGACTTTGCTTGTGTATGTAGTAGCTTATCCATTACGGGAGCCGTAGGCTCTATTATATTCGCCCAATACTTTCAAAACATCCTCTTAGAGAATGGAAGTTTTTAATGACTGAAATAAATTTTCAAGACTAAACTTCGATAGTGAAGCTAAACCGTTAGACAAATATCGTAATTGCGCTGTATCTCGCAAAATAGACTCTATCAAATCAGCAATTTTATTACCACTAACTTCCTCCAAAATCCAACCATTCACACCATCTACAACCACTTCACCACAGGAACGAGAAGCAATAATAGGTAATTTCCAAGCTTGTGCTTCTAGTTGAGTTAATCCAAACCCATCGGAAATAGTCGGGAACAAAAACACATCTGCCATCTGGTAATATTGTGCTGTTTCACTCCTGTTAACATGACCTAACCAACGAATTTGCGGATGGTTTTGGAAATGAGATGGAATCTCAATTTGTACAGAGCCGACAATCCAGAACTCAACAGGATATCCGTCAAGATGTTGGATAGCATCTAATACAGCCGCAATTCCTTTTCGCAAAATTACCTGTCCCAAAAATAATACCCTTAAAGGACGCTCTTGAGAAAATAATTCTGGAGAAGTGCGGACAAAGTTACTAGCTGCCTCTGGTGGAGTATATACTAAGGGAATGATATGGATTTTTTTAGGCTCAACACCTGTTTTTTCTAAGAGTTGACGCGACCAATTAGAATTGACCACAATAGCATCCGCTAGAGTACATTCTTCTCTCCAGCTTTGCCAATATTCAGGAGGTGCGGGTTGCCAATCTGCACGATATTGGGGGTATTGTTCATACTCTTGTGTGACCATTTTTTCTTCCCACAAACCTGGGTCAATTTGGCCTAGTATTGTATACCATCCCTGTTGTTTTGCAAATCGAAAAATGTCTAAAGCCGCATAGCTGTAAGAAAATAGTATGGGAGGAGTTGTAATCTGGTCAGATAGCCTTGTTAAGGTCTTGATTGTCTGTTGTTGAAACCATTGATTACGAGCAATAACTCGTTCCCAGCCTGTCCTTTTTTGCAGACGTTGAGTTAATTCAAATCTAATTAAAGAACTATTGAAAGCGTGAACAGATGCTTGATCTAAATCTGGGTGGTATCTTTCCCGTAAATTAGCTAAGAAAGATTTGGGTAAAAAATTGAGTGGAGATTGAGGTGATACCCAAGCATCTGTAATCAAGTGAGCAAGCTGTCCCTGCTGTTGTAAAGCTCTAGGTATGGTGTAATGCTCACGCGCTCCAATCTGGCAGGAGATCCAATTATAAGGTTTTGTAGGCATGGATGAGGAATATCTTTCTAATACTAAAATGAGATCCTCCACTTCTTTAAGAAGTCGAGGATCTAAAAACTGAATATTAAATTTTACTTTTGAAAGATGCTTAACTATAAGTCAAGCATGGCTGTTAAGCGATGAGTGATATATCTGTCGCGGCTAGTACGGTACCAGACCCCAATTGAGCGAAGACCCCACCTGCTCCAGTACCAAAAGCCGATAGATTTTCATTGTAGAATAAGTCTCCGGTTCCTTGATTGTAAACAAAGTAAGCATTTTGACTGTCAAGACCAGAGTTGTTAGCTTGGTTAACTGAGATAAAACCATTAGCAACTGCTGATAAATCTGACCCCACAGAACCTGCTACAGCTTGAAAGGTGCTAACATCTAAAGCAATTTTATCTGTTCCCGATGCGAAGCCCACAATTGTATCCTTACCGACAGTAGTAGTTGTAGCCCCAGAGAAGCCTAAAGTTGTCCCTGTTTCCCCTAAAAACCCTGTGACTGGTTCTACAGCTAGAGCTTGACCACCAAATGCATAAGTATCAGCGCCACTAAAACCTCTGAGAGTGTCATTACCAGCCTTTCCGTTAAGGAAATCGTTACCCCCGGAAGATCTGAGAATATTAGCACCAGAGTTTCCAATGATAGTGGTATCAACATCGTTGGTCTGTCTGACATTGGCAACATTGGTGCCAGCGATATTAATTAACTCAACCTCTGCACTCGTAACCCAAGTATTGCCAGTACCAAGAACAGTAACGTCAACAGTATCAGTGCCTTCACCAGCAGCCTCTAGTACATCATCAAGAGAGTCAACGATGTAAATATCATTTTCTGTTCCCCCAGCCAAGGTATCTGCACCTGTTCCAGCAATTAAGATGTCATTTCCTTGATTACCGAGTAATTGATCATTATCGGCACCACCATTAATTGTATCGTTACCAAAACCGCCATAAATCGTATCAGCACCAGCTAATCCACTTAAAATATTGTCGAGGCCGTTGCCAGTAATAACATTGGCTAAGTTATTGCCTTCTCCGGCTACAGCGCCTCCACCAAGAGTCAGGTTCTCAATCTGAGTTCCACTTATCAATGTGATTCCAGTGGAACCAGTTGACAAAGAAAAGTCACGGGTAGAAAAAACGGTATCGTTTCCACCACCTGTTTCGTTGATATTCAACCCTGTATAGGGAATAGAATCATAAACCTCATAATAGTCGTCTCCCGAACCGCCTATGTAGACACCAGAAGGACCAACAAGATTAAAAGTATCATTGCCTGCTTCTCCTTCGAGTCTTGCACCGTCTGCTCCATTTAAAACATCATCTCCTGCTCCTGCTTTAACCTTGGTGTTAGTGGTAAAACTGGCAAACAGATCGTTACTGCCTGTACCGATTACCGTTGCATTGCTAGGATTAGACACTACAGTACCATCGACAGTGTAATATCCGTCAAAAATATTGAATATTGCCATATTCGGAAGAATCTCTGTGTTATCTAGGTTTAAAACTTAATTCGACTTTGGTACTCTTGCTCAGGATGAAAAATTATCCCTAGCTTAATTTGAATTTCAAGTACTGATTAGAGTACTAATTTGGTTTTACCTAGAAAAGCTTACCATATTTGATATTTAACAAGTTTAAATAGTTAAAGTCCGTGACTACAAGTAGCGACTACATAGGCGTGATTAGTATATGCGGGCTGGAAACCTTTGATTTTTAGTACTCCGCGCCGGAAAAATACCCTTTTTCTTGGGATATGCGGCATCAGCCGTAAGTTGTCATACATGGTTACATATCAGCAAAATTATACGAGCTTAGAATTTAATTATTTTAAATATAAATTTATTACATGCGCTTAATATTTTTGATGCGCCTTCTAAGTATTTGGAAAATTTTCATTTTATTGACCATACCATAACTTTTACTTATAAAAATACTTTGTCTATTGTTATACCAATTCTACGTGAAGCTACGCCAAATTTATTTGGTAGAGACGTTCTATGGGTAGGGATTATCGGCTTTACAACAACGGATAAATTGTATCTTCATCAAGAGAGGGTATTACAATCAAGAGTTTATTTAAAAATAATATCCCCAACTTCTTAAAGAAATCGAGGATATGAATAGTAAAAATCAAATTTTATTTTTGAGAAATGCTTAACTATAAGTCAAGCATGGCTATTAAGCGATGAGTGATATGTCTGTTGCAGCTAATGCGGTACCAGCTACCAAGTTAGCGAAGATTCCGCCTCCACCAGAACCGAACCCAGACAAGTTGACATTGTAGAACAAGTCTCCGGTTCCTTGATTATAAACAAAGTAGAAATTTTGAGTATCAAGACCACTATTAGTAGCTTGGTTTACTGAGACAAAACCATTCGCAACCGCTGATAAATCTGACCCTACAGAACCAGCTACGGCGGTAAAGGTACTAACATCCAGAGTAATCTGATCTAGTCCAGAAAAGAAGTCCGTAATTGTATCCTTACCGATGGTATTAGTTGCTGCACCTGTTAACCCTAAAGTTGTCCCTGTTTCGGTTAAAAATCCTGTGACAGGATCTACTGCTAAAGCATTACCACCAAATTCAAAAGTGTTAACAACACCTAAACCACCTGAGAGAGTATCATTACCAGCTTTTCCTTTCAGGGTGTCACTACCATTCCCAGCGATGAGAATGTTAGCAGCCGAGTTGCCAATTATAGTAGTATCAACACCGTTGGTTTGTGTAACATTAGCAGCGTTAGTTCCACCAATATTGATGAATTCAACCTCTGCACTCGTAACCCAAGTATTGCCAGTGCCAAGAACGGTAACGTCAACAGTATCAGTCCCTTCGCCCGCAGCCTCTACGACAGTATCAAGAGAATCGATAATGTACTTATCATCACCAACTCCACCAGTCACGGTATCTGTGCCTGTTCCAGCAATTAAGATGTCATTATCTTGATTACCGAATAATTGATCATTACCGGCACCACCACTAATTGTATCGTTGCCAAAACTGCCATAAATGGTATCGTCACCAGCTAATCCACTTAAGATATTGTCATTGCGGTTGCCGATAATCTGGTTGTTGAGGTTATTACCTTCACCTACAATCGCTGCACTAAAAGCATCAAAAGTCAGGTTCTCGATCTCGCTATTGCTTGTAAGTGTAATTCCGGTTGCACCGGTTGACAAAGAAAAGTCCTGCTGTGAAAAAATAGTATCTGTTCCACCACCTGTTTCGGTGATACCTAAGGCTGTGTAGGCAAAATCATAAACTTTATAAAAATCATTTCCTGCACCGCCTATATAAACACCTGAAGTAGCAGTGAGATCAAAAGTGTCATTACCGGCTTCTCCGTCGAGTCTGCCACCAGTTGTTCCTTTTAAAATGTCATCTCCAGCGCCAGCTTTGATCTTGACGTTAGTGACAGCGGGAGTAGAAGTAACGAACAGATCGTTAGCGCCTGTACCGTTAATCGTTGCATTGGTAGGATTAGAAACTACAACTCCATCTATAGTGTAGTAGCCGTTATAGATAATGAAATTTGCCATATTCGAGAGACTCCTTTTGTTATCCAGGTATGGAAATTAACTCAATTTTGCTACTTTTGGTCAGGATTTATAAAAATATCCTCACCTGATTTTTAACTTGTGAGCTAAGACTCATTCAGTATAAACTACACATTGGCGAAGTTGCAAAAAATCTACCAATGTCTACTTAAAATACTGACTTTGTTGATTGAGTATAGCGTATGATTATTAAAATTCATTGAAATTAATTGAGCCAATAATTTCACGATGGTAAAATCTTATCTAATGATACAGGAAGAGTATTTCTACGTAAATAGAGATAAGAAAGTAATGATTTGGCAGAAATTGGTTGACGTTGTTGATGATATTGTGTAATCAGTTTAGGGATCAGCAATAAACCTTCCACAATGCCAGATGTTCTTCCGTGCCTGATTAACCAAAAAATACGGCTTACGCACTGTCCAAGTCCTAACCAATAAAAGAGGATAGGATACCTCAAATAAGCTAATAAAATTTGATTAGCGATGCTTGCAGCCGTAATACGTGGGTTGTTGTGGTGTTTTAATTGAGTGTTATGAAATACTCTCAGCCATGAACTTTCAAGAATACTCCATCCCATATGATGAAGCCGCAGAGATAAATCAACTTCTTCCATTCCATAAGCAACTGGCAAATTAACATATCCAGTAGTTTGTTGAAATACTTCTTTTCGATAAGCACATCCACAGCCTATAAAATTAGACCCCCATGTACCAGTTAATTGTGCTGGTGTAATTGTCTCATTAATATGGAATATATTAGCTGCTATGACAGCTGCTGTGGGAAAAGAATTAAAAAGATTTATTAAGCGTTCAAAGTAGTCTGTATCTAGAGGATAAGAATCATCATCAAAACTGGCTACAATTGGGTTGTTTGCATGAGCAATAGCTATATTTCTCCCACCACCTGGACCAACTTGAACAGAACTCTTAATAATTTTGATAGACGGGGAATTGATATTTTTGAGTCCTGCCTCAGTTGTTGTATCATTGCCATCAATATGAATAATGATTTCATTTGGACAAGGATTGCATTCTAAAATTTTCTCCAAGGCTTCTAAGAGTTTGGATAATCGATTATATGTGGGAATTATTGCAGTAACTTTACAAGTTTTCATTACCTTAATCGTTAATCATTTATGACAAAAATCCTGTCACGAGTTTAAAATTGGCATTAGCTATTTCTTTTACGGACGTAACTCATTTTTGATAGTAAAAACAGCCATAAAAACCCGATTAAATAACGAAAACGCCCTAACCAAATATGCCATAAAAATGTTTGTTTATATAAATTCCAACCTTTTTCAATTTCAATTTCACGTAGACACCCTAAACTAACAGGTCTAATATGCCTTGTCAATATTTCTAGTCTCTCTCTCTCTCTTATTTTACCACCCGGATATTGACTAATTTTTTCTTGTTGTATTAAGTAGCAAGTTCCTTCATAAGTTTTATTGGTAATAGCAATTGCACTATTAGAATGTTGAC contains the following coding sequences:
- a CDS encoding glycosyltransferase family 2 protein; the encoded protein is MKTCKVTAIIPTYNRLSKLLEALEKILECNPCPNEIIIHIDGNDTTTEAGLKNINSPSIKIIKSSVQVGPGGGRNIAIAHANNPIVASFDDDSYPLDTDYFERLINLFNSFPTAAVIAANIFHINETITPAQLTGTWGSNFIGCGCAYRKEVFQQTTGYVNLPVAYGMEEVDLSLRLHHMGWSILESSWLRVFHNTQLKHHNNPRITAASIANQILLAYLRYPILFYWLGLGQCVSRIFWLIRHGRTSGIVEGLLLIPKLITQYHQQRQPISAKSLLSYLYLRRNTLPVSLDKILPS
- a CDS encoding glycosyltransferase family 4 protein, whose amino-acid sequence is MPTKPYNWISCQIGAREHYTIPRALQQQGQLAHLITDAWVSPQSPLNFLPKSFLANLRERYHPDLDQASVHAFNSSLIRFELTQRLQKRTGWERVIARNQWFQQQTIKTLTRLSDQITTPPILFSYSYAALDIFRFAKQQGWYTILGQIDPGLWEEKMVTQEYEQYPQYRADWQPAPPEYWQSWREECTLADAIVVNSNWSRQLLEKTGVEPKKIHIIPLVYTPPEAASNFVRTSPELFSQERPLRVLFLGQVILRKGIAAVLDAIQHLDGYPVEFWIVGSVQIEIPSHFQNHPQIRWLGHVNRSETAQYYQMADVFLFPTISDGFGLTQLEAQAWKLPIIASRSCGEVVVDGVNGWILEEVSGNKIADLIESILRDTAQLRYLSNGLASLSKFSLENLFQSLKTSIL
- a CDS encoding calcium-binding protein, coding for MAIFNIFDGYYTVDGTVVSNPSNATVIGTGSNDLFASFTTNTKVKAGAGDDVLNGADGARLEGEAGNDTFNLVGPSGVYIGGSGDDYYEVYDSIPYTGLNINETGGGNDTVFSTRDFSLSTGSTGITLISGTQIENLTLGGGAVAGEGNNLANVITGNGLDNILSGLAGADTIYGGFGNDTINGGADNDQLLGNQGNDILIAGTGADTLAGGTENDIYIVDSLDDVLEAAGEGTDTVDVTVLGTGNTWVTSAEVELINIAGTNVANVRQTNDVDTTIIGNSGANILRSSGGNDFLNGKAGNDTLRGFSGADTYAFGGQALAVEPVTGFLGETGTTLGFSGATTTTVGKDTIVGFASGTDKIALDVSTFQAVAGSVGSDLSAVANGFISVNQANNSGLDSQNAYFVYNQGTGDLFYNENLSAFGTGAGGVFAQLGSGTVLAATDISLIA
- a CDS encoding calcium-binding protein codes for the protein MANFIIYNGYYTIDGVVVSNPTNATINGTGANDLFVTSTPAVTNVKIKAGAGDDILKGTTGGRLDGEAGNDTFDLTATSGVYIGGAGNDFYKVYDFAYTALGITETGGGTDTIFSQQDFSLSTGATGITLTSNSEIENLTFDAFSAAIVGEGNNLNNQIIGNRNDNILSGLAGDDTIYGSFGNDTISGGAGNDQLFGNQDNDILIAGTGTDTVTGGVGDDKYIIDSLDTVVEAAGEGTDTVDVTVLGTGNTWVTSAEVEFINIGGTNAANVTQTNGVDTTIIGNSAANILIAGNGSDTLKGKAGNDTLSGGLGVVNTFEFGGNALAVDPVTGFLTETGTTLGLTGAATNTIGKDTITDFFSGLDQITLDVSTFTAVAGSVGSDLSAVANGFVSVNQATNSGLDTQNFYFVYNQGTGDLFYNVNLSGFGSGGGGIFANLVAGTALAATDISLIA
- a CDS encoding glycosyltransferase family 4 protein; the encoded protein is MKYDRVQKISVIFYSILPSPYQRDLFLEISRCSQVDLTVYYLEPACADSPWPEKPLQPYEHVLPGFHLAWGLSRFHFNWHFPSTTKADVVVLNGYMNVTTQLLLRLQAQKVPCIFWGEKMVGSSQGIKGKLQKYLADSLKYCRAIAAIGTKAQQDYQQRFPDKPIFNIPYYCDLTTFSQDLPQRPRNPITILFCGQMIARKGVDVLIQAFDHLIQADLNARLLLVGREAELPQLLEVLPIMTRQKIEYAGFQAPEKLPDFFRQADIFVLPSRYDGWGVVVNQALGAGLPIICADTVGAAYDLVEPGKNGFIFPSGDVVSLIKILVNYLNNPETIAAASEESLKKAINFSLKAGAESWIEVFQKVAR